The Bacillus sp. NEB1478 genome contains the following window.
AAGAAGACAAAGGAGCTGCTTCTTCATGAAAAAAAGGTGGTGTTGTTTCCCAGTTCTTTTTCTCTTAACAGGCTGCTGGGATACAACTGCATTAAATCAAACAAAACTAATTACAGCAGGTGGATTTGATTATACAAAAAAGGGAGATGTCACCACAACAGCATCGATTCCACAGACAACAACATCGGTAGCTGGCGGACAATCTCTCGTAAATCAAGCCTTTTTCGCAACAGGTCACACAGCACGTCAAAGCCGGCTAAGACTTGACAGAAAAGTGTCTGAACGATTAGATGCATCTAAGAACCAAATCATAATTTTTGGTGAAGATGCTGCAAAAAAAGACATCTACCCGCTCTTGGACGTTTTTTACCGTGATCCAAAATCTGCACTAAACGCCAAATTAGCTGTTACGAAAGGCAGAGCTGGAGATGTAATCAGCAACAAGTACTTAGAAACAGAAAAAGGGGCAACAGGGATCGGAGAATATTTACGAGATGTTGTTAAAAGTTCTGAAGAGGCGGCAACTGTTTCAAAAGAAAACATTCAATCCATATGCCCCGTCATGTTCGATCCCGGACAGGATTTTACATTACCTTATATCATTCCTTTGAAACATACGGCTAAAGTAGATGGTGTTGCCGTTTTCCATGGCGAAAAAATGGTAGGAAAGTTACTAGGACCTGAATCAGTATTGTACGTTATGTTGACAGGAAAACATTACACAAAAGCGATGTCAACCACAAAAAAAATTTCAACAGACAGAAAAAGTAAACTCAATAATTACACCACATTTAAAGTAAAAAGAAACAGACGGATATTAGATGTAACTGTATCTCCTTCTGGTGAAATATCCGTCGATCTTCATTTAAAAACAACAGTAGTCATCACTGAATATCCTCACGATAACCTGAATACACCTGCTGAAGTAATGAAAGTTGAAAAAGCATTATCAAAAGTATTAACGAAAGAGTCTCAAAGAATTGTTGCGAAACTTCAAAAAATGAATGCAGATACGTTTGGAATTGGAAGTGAATTAATGGCATTTCACTATCCTCTTTGGAAAAAGTTAGATTGGGAAAAAGAATATCCAAAAATCCCTATCCATACAAAAGTGGACATTACAGTAATAGGACATGGGATAATTGAATAAAAAAAGGATTCAAGGCGAAGAAACCTTGAATCCTTTTTCGTTTTAAACCTGATCCAGCCGTACTCTCGTTCCTTTACCGGAATGTTCAGCTGGTTCGACGATTAATCTTTTGGTTAATCGTGCTTTTAGTTCAGGAACATGCGAGATCACGCCGATTGCAAAATTCTCCATCTGCACTTTTTCCAGTGCGGTAACTACGGTATCGAGCAATCCTTGATCAAGTGTTCCGAACCCTTCATCTAAGAAGAAGAATTGCAGCGGATACTTTCCTCTTAGCTGAATTTGTGCAGAAAGTGATAGTGCAAGTGCCAATGAAGTCAGGAAAGTCTCTCCTCCAGAAAGAGAACTAACCGGACGCTTTATTCCACCGTTCGCATCATCACGAATGACAAATCCAGAATTAGAATCTACTTCAATAGCGTACCGCCCTCGTGTAAGCTTTGACAAACGGCTGGAAGCATCGCGAGTAACATGAATCAGCTGCTCTTCGGCCATAAATTCAACAAAAGTATTTCCCCTGAACACAGTCTGAAGCTTCCCGATTTGTTCAAGTAGTGTCGAAACTTTTGACTTCTCACCATCGAGTTCATTAAAGCGAGAATGATTTCTTTCGATCGTTATCCACTGTTGTCTAGATTGGCCTACCGCTTCTCGTGACTCATCGGTTTCTGACTTTGATTTTCTTAATTGTTCTTTTGCAGCTGTTAATTGTTCCTCAGTCAAACGTTCAGGAGGAAGCTTTTCTTTTAAAGTCTCAATTGATGTACGCACAGCTTTACATTGGTCATCATAGTGATTTAAGGTCTTTTCCCAAGACTGTTGTTCTTCTTCTGTCGTAAAACAACTTTCATATTCTTCAAAGGAGGAAAACATAGACTTTTCCAATTGTACTTTCCATTCATCTTCTGCTTTAGTTTTTCTTTTTTGCACATCTTCAAAACGCTGCAAAATGGAATGGTATTCCTTGTCACATTCTAAAAACTGTACACGAGCTTTTTTATAACCCTCCTCTGCGATTTTAAAATGGTTCTGCAGTTCATTAAGCTTTTCTTCCACCATTATTAATTGTTCTTGTGCACTCTTATTTCCAATCCGTTTTTGAAGTTTTTCCTGAAGAATTTCAATATCTTTTTGCAGTAGCTTTTGCTTATTTAAAGATGTATTCAATTCCAGTTCAAGCTTTCCTTTTTCACCTTTAGCTTTATCAATTTTATCTGTTTGTTCTTCTAAAAATCCGACAGCTACTTCGAGACTTTTTTGAATCTCAGCTTGACGGTCTTCTCTTCGTTGGAATTCTTGCCACATTTCAATAAGCTGTTTTCGATCGAATGGAATATTAGCTTCATCCCACTCTTTTTGAACTTGTTCCGTTTTTATATGAATGTCCGAAAGATTACCTCTTAGCTTCTGCAGCAAGTTTTCCGAACTCTCTTGTTC
Protein-coding sequences here:
- a CDS encoding Ger(x)C family spore germination protein; this encodes MKKRWCCFPVLFLLTGCWDTTALNQTKLITAGGFDYTKKGDVTTTASIPQTTTSVAGGQSLVNQAFFATGHTARQSRLRLDRKVSERLDASKNQIIIFGEDAAKKDIYPLLDVFYRDPKSALNAKLAVTKGRAGDVISNKYLETEKGATGIGEYLRDVVKSSEEAATVSKENIQSICPVMFDPGQDFTLPYIIPLKHTAKVDGVAVFHGEKMVGKLLGPESVLYVMLTGKHYTKAMSTTKKISTDRKSKLNNYTTFKVKRNRRILDVTVSPSGEISVDLHLKTTVVITEYPHDNLNTPAEVMKVEKALSKVLTKESQRIVAKLQKMNADTFGIGSELMAFHYPLWKKLDWEKEYPKIPIHTKVDITVIGHGIIE